The Pseudomonas sp. FP2309 genome has a window encoding:
- a CDS encoding hemagglutinin repeat-containing protein gives MSSVIKGGGDVTLSAGQNLQMVASQVNAGNEAYLVSGKNLDLKSAENQDYSFYSKTKKTSQGKKFRLDETDVVNNVGSLVSAGKNSTVVAGENLLLAGSAVTAEKGATQLAAGQDLSILAVSNADSARHERKESKSSWGGLKSSKVQDKVDEKRTTAMGSMVSGETVTVAAKRDATVTGSSLVSTGDLAVQAGRDLTIDAAQNTFARTDMHKEKNRDLTGVLTGNKLGLDDMTGNQKLYINSSKHNGTANEMTLTGSTIGSSAGNVSLTAGRELKVVASDLVSTKNMELSGANVTVTSGMETASQTSKDSSKSLAVGRVIAGSVVDTATSMRDAVKAARSADDPRLKAVKIAQAALAAYNLNGQASDANAQSSGFKNKTGGTPGNGSLIKIGTELANNRSKNSSEYNSATAKQSTLNAGQDLSIVATGAAAGTQGDIQITGSRLKAANTLLLAKNDVLMQSAQNTTDRKNEGSKNKTAIGASFNIGEQNGFTLDLGAQGAKNNGNGNSVTQVNSTLDTGSLLLQSGGDTTLKGAQVRANRIKADIGGNLNIISLQDTESSRSKQSSAGFGASICVPPFCYGSTVAGSANLAAANMNSDYKGVTDQSGLYAGTGGYDINVGKNTTLQGAVIASEASADKNRLSTDRLIVSDIKNVSEIKSQSAGISMSSSSTSGASMGGSIPIALKEKDHSYTRSAVSEGTIVVRSAEGANDLVGLNRDTANANQKLDRPDEKAMQECIDLIQSSAQLASGLISAVGKAKADEAKALADKAKTQTEAGSPDAAGTVLAANAAYAEAKRWHVGGDKKLMADIATGLIAAGLGGAPVGTTVGIVANTASSDIFNKIGDYAHSRATDPKADAATRAAWAEGGAARVMLHALAGAAMGLSSGSVQSGALGAGASAALTPIVTDALKNTIVERQNRDAISVLIATGIGAGAGSGAGLSGAAVGGNSAAKVEMFNRQMHPAEVMALKTQVNALAAEARITTAEAEQRLARGLVYYVDATWNKVVGAHQDQPDPLTLKYLGIALAPLGDSYSKRVDMGDVPVIAGAKKTYTPDETVRLLQDYRVNNSGSYNKSEINEEYLVGKLDPVVNHQHDFYQKNLGYNSSLGALLEGAGTGIPQGLGEGAANTARGVWALGTGLVTDFPGVSSRMANGLVAFVSGRGPEADIHDEAQGFLYLLQGDEVARARLAAKSSAEFALAMIPAGRAGAVGKAVELAADAKGPATTLLSGETKLVGSSAPAANDASFMGPFVPQLSRYEDRIKLTPINGGSWSGLRGESNFVFDNPELKTILPDGISYKNGYPDFSPVAVQEIRLPGLITTNRDSNFRAANKMLASQLGIKEADVVRFVREQKYTWHEVEDMRTLQLVPSFIHTGKVGPMGFGVKYGHLGGIAERSLLEALKK, from the coding sequence GTGTCCAGCGTGATCAAGGGCGGCGGCGACGTCACCCTGAGCGCCGGGCAGAACCTGCAGATGGTCGCCAGCCAGGTCAATGCCGGCAACGAGGCCTACCTGGTCTCCGGCAAAAACCTCGACCTCAAGTCCGCTGAAAACCAGGACTACAGCTTCTACAGCAAGACCAAGAAAACCTCCCAAGGCAAAAAATTCCGCCTGGATGAAACCGACGTGGTGAACAACGTCGGCAGCCTCGTCAGCGCCGGCAAAAACAGCACCGTCGTGGCCGGTGAAAACCTGCTGCTGGCCGGCAGCGCCGTCACCGCCGAAAAAGGCGCCACCCAACTGGCGGCCGGCCAGGACCTGAGCATCCTCGCCGTCAGCAACGCCGACAGCGCCCGTCACGAACGCAAGGAAAGCAAAAGCAGCTGGGGCGGCCTCAAGTCGAGCAAAGTCCAGGACAAAGTCGACGAAAAACGCACCACCGCCATGGGCAGCATGGTCTCCGGCGAAACCGTCACGGTCGCCGCCAAACGCGATGCCACGGTCACCGGCTCGTCCCTGGTCAGCACCGGCGACCTCGCCGTCCAGGCAGGCCGTGACCTGACCATCGACGCGGCGCAGAACACCTTCGCCCGCACCGACATGCACAAGGAAAAAAATCGCGACCTCACCGGCGTGCTGACCGGCAACAAGCTCGGTTTGGACGACATGACCGGCAACCAGAAGCTGTACATCAACAGCTCGAAGCACAACGGCACGGCCAATGAAATGACCTTGACCGGCAGCACCATTGGTTCGAGTGCGGGCAATGTGTCGTTGACGGCGGGGCGTGAGTTGAAGGTGGTGGCCAGTGATCTGGTGAGCACCAAGAACATGGAGTTGAGCGGGGCGAATGTCACCGTTACTTCGGGGATGGAGACGGCCAGTCAGACCAGTAAGGACAGTTCCAAGAGCTTGGCGGTTGGGCGGGTGATTGCGGGCTCGGTGGTGGATACCGCCACCAGTATGCGCGACGCCGTCAAAGCGGCCCGCAGTGCTGATGACCCACGCCTCAAGGCAGTCAAAATCGCCCAGGCAGCCCTCGCCGCCTACAACCTGAATGGCCAGGCTTCAGACGCCAATGCGCAAAGCTCCGGCTTCAAAAACAAAACCGGCGGCACGCCCGGCAACGGTTCGCTGATCAAGATCGGCACTGAACTGGCCAATAACCGCAGCAAGAACAGCAGCGAATACAACAGTGCCACCGCCAAGCAGAGCACGCTCAACGCAGGGCAAGACTTGTCGATCGTTGCCACGGGCGCAGCGGCGGGTACTCAGGGTGATATCCAGATCACCGGCAGCCGCTTGAAAGCCGCCAACACCTTGTTGTTAGCCAAAAACGATGTGCTGATGCAAAGCGCACAAAACACCACCGACCGCAAAAACGAAGGGTCGAAAAATAAAACCGCCATTGGCGCCAGCTTCAATATTGGCGAGCAAAACGGCTTCACCCTCGACCTCGGAGCGCAGGGTGCCAAGAACAATGGCAACGGTAACTCCGTCACTCAGGTCAATAGCACCCTCGATACAGGCAGCCTGTTGTTACAAAGCGGTGGCGATACCACTCTCAAAGGCGCCCAGGTTCGTGCGAACCGTATCAAGGCCGATATTGGCGGAAACCTTAATATCATCTCCCTACAGGACACCGAGTCGTCGCGCAGCAAACAGAGCAGCGCAGGCTTCGGCGCGAGTATCTGCGTCCCGCCGTTCTGCTACGGCTCTACCGTAGCGGGCTCGGCGAACCTTGCCGCCGCGAATATGAACAGCGACTACAAGGGCGTGACCGACCAGAGCGGTTTGTATGCGGGCACGGGCGGCTACGACATCAATGTCGGCAAGAACACCACCCTGCAAGGCGCGGTGATTGCCAGTGAGGCGTCAGCTGATAAGAACCGGCTAAGCACTGACCGCCTGATCGTCAGCGACATCAAGAATGTCAGCGAAATCAAAAGTCAGTCTGCCGGTATTTCGATGTCTTCCAGCAGTACCAGTGGTGCGTCGATGGGCGGCAGCATCCCGATAGCACTCAAGGAGAAAGACCATAGCTACACCCGTAGCGCGGTCAGCGAAGGCACGATTGTGGTTCGCAGTGCCGAAGGTGCCAACGACCTGGTGGGGTTGAATCGCGACACCGCCAATGCCAATCAGAAGCTCGACCGGCCCGATGAAAAGGCCATGCAAGAGTGTATTGACCTGATCCAGAGCTCGGCGCAGTTGGCCAGTGGGTTGATCAGTGCGGTGGGCAAGGCGAAGGCGGACGAGGCGAAAGCACTGGCCGATAAAGCCAAAACCCAGACCGAAGCCGGTTCGCCGGATGCCGCCGGAACGGTACTCGCAGCAAATGCCGCTTATGCCGAAGCCAAGCGCTGGCATGTCGGTGGCGACAAAAAGTTAATGGCCGACATTGCTACCGGTTTGATCGCGGCAGGGCTGGGTGGCGCACCTGTGGGAACGACGGTGGGAATTGTCGCCAACACAGCCTCCAGCGATATCTTCAACAAAATTGGTGATTACGCCCACTCACGCGCGACTGATCCGAAGGCTGATGCGGCCACTCGGGCGGCTTGGGCTGAAGGCGGTGCGGCGCGTGTGATGTTGCATGCGTTGGCAGGCGCGGCTATGGGGCTGTCCAGTGGCAGTGTGCAGAGCGGCGCGTTGGGCGCGGGGGCTTCTGCGGCCTTGACGCCTATTGTCACGGATGCGCTGAAAAACACCATTGTTGAGCGGCAGAACCGAGACGCCATCTCCGTGCTGATCGCTACAGGCATCGGCGCTGGCGCGGGCTCGGGTGCTGGCCTGTCCGGGGCTGCAGTCGGAGGGAACAGTGCGGCCAAAGTCGAAATGTTCAACCGTCAGATGCACCCTGCGGAAGTTATGGCGCTGAAGACACAAGTCAATGCGTTGGCGGCGGAGGCCCGGATCACTACGGCCGAGGCTGAGCAGCGCTTGGCCAGAGGGCTTGTGTACTACGTTGATGCGACTTGGAACAAAGTCGTTGGCGCTCATCAGGATCAGCCGGATCCACTCACACTCAAATATCTGGGGATCGCGCTAGCGCCCTTAGGGGATAGCTACAGCAAGCGTGTTGATATGGGTGACGTACCGGTTATTGCCGGTGCGAAAAAGACTTACACGCCTGATGAAACTGTTCGTTTACTTCAGGACTATCGCGTCAATAATTCCGGCAGCTACAACAAATCTGAGATCAACGAAGAGTACCTAGTCGGCAAGTTGGATCCCGTCGTGAACCACCAACACGACTTTTATCAGAAAAACCTTGGTTATAACTCGTCGCTTGGCGCTCTGCTGGAGGGCGCAGGAACAGGAATTCCCCAGGGATTGGGTGAGGGGGCAGCGAATACGGCTCGTGGGGTCTGGGCGCTTGGCACGGGCCTTGTTACCGACTTCCCCGGTGTCAGCTCGCGAATGGCCAATGGGTTAGTCGCTTTCGTATCTGGGCGTGGACCAGAGGCTGATATCCACGACGAAGCGCAGGGTTTCCTGTATCTGCTCCAAGGCGATGAAGTCGCCAGGGCCAGGTTGGCGGCAAAGAGTTCTGCTGAGTTTGCGTTGGCGATGATTCCTGCAGGCAGAGCAGGTGCGGTAGGTAAAGCAGTAGAGCTTGCGGCGGATGCGAAAGGGCCTGCTACGACTCTACTGTCCGGTGAAACAAAACTAGTAGGCAGCAGTGCGCCAGCGGCGAACGATGCCAGTTTCATGGGGCCGTTTGTTCCTCAACTTAGTCGGTATGAAGATAGAATCAAACTGACACCAATCAACGGAGGCTCGTGGTCAGGACTTAGAGGTGAGTCGAATTTTGTATTCGATAATCCAGAGTTAAAAACGATCTTGCCTGATGGCATTTCATACAAGAATGGCTATCCGGACTTTTCTCCAGTTGCAGTTCAAGAGATAAGACTTCCGGGTTTGATCACTACCAATAGGGATTCTAATTTTCGCGCAGCTAACAAAATGTTAGCGAGTCAACTGGGCATTAAAGAAGCTGATGTAGTCCGGTTTGTTAGAGAGCAGAAATATACGTGGCATGAGGTTGAAGATATGCGAACACTGCAGTTGGTGCCCTCGTTTATTCATACTGGCAAGGTTGGTCCGATGGGTTTTGGTGTAAAATATGGCCATCTCGGCGGAATCGCTGAGAGAAGTTTGCTGGAGGCGCTTAAGAAATGA
- a CDS encoding RDD family protein, with protein MLFLSRNLNYAYVYLHSVTGPMFLNGLHYVLLFLAFGYYLFCDALPNGQSLGKRVCRTAVVGYPYPTNCTLFQSFLRNVPKMVFSVLDGLFVLFGLRRRLGDMLARTIVINT; from the coding sequence TTGCTGTTTTTGAGCCGCAACCTGAACTACGCCTATGTGTATTTGCACTCGGTGACAGGCCCGATGTTTTTAAATGGCCTCCACTATGTGCTGTTATTTCTGGCCTTCGGGTACTACTTGTTTTGCGATGCCTTGCCCAATGGCCAGAGCCTGGGCAAGCGGGTGTGCCGCACGGCCGTGGTGGGTTACCCGTACCCCACGAACTGCACGTTGTTCCAGTCGTTCCTGCGCAATGTTCCGAAGATGGTGTTCAGTGTGCTGGACGGTCTTTTTGTACTGTTCGGCCTGCGTCGTCGCCTGGGCGATATGTTGGCCAGGACGATCGTCATCAATACCTGA
- a CDS encoding DUF2846 domain-containing protein, whose protein sequence is MQADVASYSLPKAAVADKGLVYVVRPSNVGMLVRFNVFLDDKEADSEMGYNRGNQYIYFFVTPGKHVISSKAENWADMPIDVKAGEVVYLKQEVEMGFAVARNSLKVLSDLEGRYLVKDASLGTIAKESK, encoded by the coding sequence ATGCAGGCTGACGTGGCGAGCTATTCGCTGCCCAAGGCTGCTGTGGCCGATAAGGGCCTGGTGTACGTCGTACGCCCTAGCAATGTTGGGATGCTGGTACGGTTCAACGTGTTCCTGGATGACAAGGAAGCTGACTCGGAGATGGGTTACAACCGCGGTAACCAGTACATCTACTTTTTCGTGACGCCTGGCAAGCACGTGATCAGTTCCAAGGCTGAAAACTGGGCGGACATGCCAATCGACGTCAAGGCGGGTGAAGTGGTTTACCTCAAGCAGGAAGTCGAAATGGGCTTCGCCGTGGCGCGCAACAGCCTCAAAGTACTGAGCGATCTGGAAGGCCGTTATCTGGTCAAGGATGCGTCCTTGGGCACCATTGCCAAAGAAAGCAAATGA
- a CDS encoding CsgG/HfaB family protein, with product MKTLSKILLSGLTAAALLTVTGCATESNRAMPVEQVASASVAYSGVRVPIAVGKFDNRSSYMRGIFSDGVDRLGGQAKTILITHLQQTHRFSVLDRDNMGEISQEAAIKGTAQKLKGADYVVTGDVTEFGRKETGDRQLFGILGRGKTQVAYAKVALNIVNISTSEVVYSTQGAGEYALSNREVVGFGGTASYDSTLNGKVLDLAMREAINRLVDGINAGAWNPRN from the coding sequence TTGAAAACACTGTCCAAAATCCTGCTGTCCGGCCTCACCGCCGCAGCACTGCTGACCGTGACCGGTTGCGCCACGGAGAGCAACCGCGCCATGCCGGTGGAGCAAGTCGCCAGCGCCAGCGTCGCCTACTCCGGCGTGCGCGTGCCAATCGCCGTGGGCAAGTTCGACAACCGCTCCAGCTACATGCGCGGCATCTTCTCCGACGGCGTTGACCGCCTCGGCGGCCAGGCCAAGACCATCCTCATCACCCACCTGCAGCAGACCCACCGCTTCAGCGTGCTGGACCGCGACAACATGGGCGAAATCTCCCAGGAAGCCGCGATCAAAGGCACCGCGCAGAAGCTCAAGGGAGCCGACTACGTGGTGACTGGCGACGTGACCGAATTCGGCCGTAAAGAAACCGGCGACCGCCAGTTGTTCGGCATTCTCGGCCGTGGCAAGACCCAAGTGGCCTACGCCAAAGTCGCGTTGAACATCGTCAACATCAGCACCTCCGAAGTGGTGTATTCCACCCAGGGCGCCGGTGAGTACGCGCTGTCCAACCGTGAAGTGGTCGGCTTCGGCGGCACCGCCAGCTACGACTCCACCCTCAATGGCAAGGTCCTCGACCTGGCCATGCGCGAAGCGATCAACCGCCTGGTCGACGGCATCAACGCCGGCGCCTGGAACCCGCGCAACTGA
- a CDS encoding DUF4810 domain-containing protein, producing the protein MSKAVKLALTLTAIALVTGCQTAPQPLYQWESYQPQVYEYFKGEPKEAQVEALERDLQKINASGRKAPPGYHAHLGMLYLSMGKDDQMVQEFRTEKALFPESASYMDFLLKNAKTGVAAK; encoded by the coding sequence ATGAGCAAGGCAGTGAAGTTAGCGCTGACGCTGACAGCAATCGCGCTGGTTACCGGGTGCCAGACGGCGCCCCAGCCCCTGTATCAATGGGAAAGCTACCAGCCACAGGTTTACGAGTACTTCAAAGGCGAGCCCAAGGAAGCGCAGGTCGAGGCACTGGAGCGCGATCTGCAGAAGATCAACGCCAGTGGCCGCAAGGCGCCGCCGGGTTACCACGCCCACCTGGGCATGCTGTACCTGAGCATGGGTAAGGATGACCAAATGGTGCAGGAATTTCGCACCGAGAAAGCACTGTTCCCCGAGTCCGCGTCGTACATGGACTTTCTGCTGAAAAACGCCAAGACCGGAGTGGCCGCCAAATGA
- a CDS encoding DUF799 domain-containing protein, whose product MSLLKLTGALLALALLGGCAAPKTIDYTAYKQARPKSILVLPPINESPEVQASYSLVSQVTYPLAEAGYYVLPIALVDETFRQNGLTTANDIQGVPPAKLHDIFGADAALYITVSEYGTKYMLIASDTAVTASAKLVDLRTGTTLWTGSARASSEEGNNNGGGLVGMLITAAVKQVINSSTDAAHPIAGITSARLLSPGQRAGILYGPRNPKYGTD is encoded by the coding sequence ATGAGCCTGTTGAAACTCACCGGCGCCCTGCTGGCCCTGGCCTTGCTCGGCGGTTGCGCAGCCCCCAAGACCATTGATTACACGGCGTACAAACAGGCACGACCGAAGTCGATCCTGGTGCTGCCACCGATCAACGAATCTCCGGAAGTGCAGGCCTCCTACAGCCTGGTCTCGCAGGTCACTTACCCGCTGGCCGAAGCCGGCTACTACGTGTTGCCGATCGCCCTGGTGGACGAAACCTTCCGCCAGAACGGCCTGACCACTGCCAACGATATCCAGGGCGTGCCGCCGGCCAAGCTGCATGACATCTTTGGTGCGGATGCGGCGCTGTACATCACCGTCAGCGAGTACGGCACCAAGTACATGCTGATCGCCAGCGACACCGCTGTGACCGCTTCGGCCAAACTGGTGGACCTGCGCACCGGCACCACCCTGTGGACCGGCTCGGCGCGGGCTTCCAGCGAAGAGGGCAACAACAACGGCGGCGGCCTGGTCGGCATGCTGATCACCGCAGCGGTCAAGCAGGTGATCAACAGCTCCACCGACGCCGCGCACCCGATTGCCGGGATCACCAGCGCACGCCTGCTGTCACCGGGGCAACGCGCGGGGATTTTGTACGGGCCGCGTAACCCCAAGTACGGCACCGACTGA
- a CDS encoding M10 family metallopeptidase C-terminal domain-containing protein: protein MPHRYVRQVQHQYVHQNRRSDPPPTDTRNDANGNYDATLRANDPHIARINKQSFDKQRAIEQLTQGAGQWQDWNRNGTTEIAYTFKQGPGAFNDAQKHEARRAIQSWGDVANLAFTENGSHKEGKLSFQISNNETTATGFYPGPHAISGDTRYNPNYVTRPTIAHEIGHTLGLTHPGRYDRTASEGQRVYAQDSKAHTVMSYFDARDSGKRLEGRPKAPMMDDISAVQQLYGANHQTRRGNTTYGFNSNSGRDYYSLAHPREAAAFCIWDGGGNDTLDVSGYSNNQVINLKAGSFSDVGGLLGNVSIARGCSIENAIGGAGHDALIGNDANNRLTGGRGGDRLRGGGGADTFVYHHASDSTLEAPDEIMDFTSGLDKIDVSGALRNAGLSALFVVNNWSGKAGEMRLTYDEKSATGTVSIDLTGDGKPDLLIKTHGQVKPQDILPAPTLAPTPPQAGAVTARPPVVFNRASESTLANARLLTDFASGTDKLDLRAIEKEANTRLTLVTQFTGRIGETLVSYNPNSRRYFVAVDLSGNGSTDFLVKSTHLIKPKDILVNP from the coding sequence ATGCCGCACCGTTACGTACGCCAGGTTCAGCACCAGTACGTGCATCAAAACCGCCGCTCGGACCCGCCACCGACGGACACTCGCAACGACGCGAACGGCAACTACGATGCGACGCTGCGCGCGAACGACCCTCATATCGCCAGGATCAACAAGCAATCCTTCGACAAGCAGCGAGCCATCGAGCAACTGACACAGGGCGCCGGCCAGTGGCAGGACTGGAACCGAAACGGCACGACGGAAATTGCCTACACGTTCAAGCAGGGGCCCGGAGCCTTCAACGACGCTCAAAAACACGAGGCCCGGCGCGCCATCCAGTCCTGGGGCGATGTCGCCAACCTGGCCTTCACCGAGAACGGCAGCCACAAGGAGGGAAAACTGTCCTTCCAGATCTCCAACAACGAAACCACCGCCACAGGCTTCTATCCCGGCCCGCACGCCATCAGCGGCGACACCCGTTACAACCCCAACTACGTGACCCGCCCGACCATCGCCCACGAAATCGGCCACACCCTGGGCCTGACCCATCCAGGCCGTTACGACAGAACAGCGTCCGAGGGGCAACGGGTTTACGCACAGGACTCCAAAGCCCATACCGTCATGAGTTATTTCGACGCACGGGACAGCGGCAAACGGCTGGAGGGACGGCCAAAAGCACCGATGATGGATGACATCAGCGCCGTTCAACAACTGTACGGCGCCAATCACCAAACCCGTCGGGGCAACACCACCTACGGCTTCAATTCCAACAGCGGCAGGGATTACTACTCCCTCGCGCACCCGCGTGAAGCCGCCGCCTTCTGCATTTGGGACGGCGGCGGCAATGACACCCTGGACGTTTCGGGCTACAGCAACAACCAGGTCATCAACCTCAAGGCCGGCTCATTTTCCGACGTGGGCGGCTTGCTGGGGAATGTCTCGATTGCCCGCGGTTGCAGCATCGAAAATGCCATTGGCGGCGCGGGCCACGACGCACTCATCGGTAACGATGCCAACAACCGGCTCACCGGTGGGCGAGGCGGTGATCGGTTGCGCGGGGGTGGGGGTGCCGACACGTTCGTCTATCACCATGCCAGCGACTCCACGCTTGAAGCGCCGGATGAAATCATGGACTTCACCAGCGGGCTCGACAAAATAGACGTGTCGGGCGCGCTGAGAAACGCCGGGCTGTCTGCACTGTTTGTCGTCAACAACTGGAGTGGCAAAGCCGGCGAAATGCGCCTGACCTATGATGAAAAAAGCGCCACGGGCACGGTGTCCATCGACCTGACCGGCGATGGAAAACCCGATCTGCTGATCAAGACCCATGGGCAGGTCAAACCCCAGGACATCCTCCCCGCGCCTACCCTGGCGCCCACACCGCCACAGGCGGGCGCCGTCACAGCCAGGCCGCCCGTGGTCTTCAACAGGGCGAGTGAGTCAACGCTTGCCAATGCGCGCCTGCTCACGGACTTCGCCAGCGGCACCGACAAGCTTGATCTGCGCGCAATCGAAAAAGAAGCCAACACGCGCCTGACCCTCGTGACGCAATTCACCGGGCGCATTGGCGAGACCCTCGTGAGTTACAACCCGAACAGCCGTCGCTACTTCGTCGCCGTCGACCTGAGCGGCAACGGCAGCACGGACTTCCTGGTTAAAAGCACGCACCTGATCAAGCCCAAGGACATCCTGGTGAACCCCTAA
- a CDS encoding VWA domain-containing protein codes for MSRPLLHRRPAACGFAMTFLITLAGCGGSSSHEVAEPAEPAPVAERQNATVQGALVKRMAMPAPMRMQESLAMDYRSVPREQYANLPDNPVHRVAETPVSTFSIDVDTGSYANVRRFLNQGSLPPEGAVRLEEMLNYFPYDYALPTDGSPFGVTTEVAATPWNPRTQLLRIGIKASDRAVKQLAPANLVFLVDVSGSMDRREGLPLVQSTLKLLVDQLREQDRVSLVVYAGESRVVLPPTSGRDKARIRNAIDQLTAGGSTAGASGIQLAYQMAREGFIDKGINRILLATDGDFNVGISDFDSLKQMAVEQRKSGVSLTTLGFGVDNYNEHLMEQLADAGDGNYAYIDTLREARKVLVDQLSSTLAVVARDVKLQVEFNPEQVSEYRLLGYENRALKREDFNNDKVDAGDIGAGHTVTALYEIVPRGEKGWLEPLRYASVPAAKNKSDELAMVRVRYKPAAGGDSRLIERPVGKVSTQASDDLRFAAAVAAFAQQLKGDGRYTGNMSLNDTAALARSARGDDPFGLRNEFVQLVELAQGLKH; via the coding sequence ATGTCCCGTCCTCTTCTGCACCGACGTCCCGCAGCTTGCGGCTTCGCCATGACCTTCCTGATCACGCTGGCAGGCTGTGGAGGGTCGTCTTCCCATGAGGTGGCCGAACCGGCCGAGCCCGCGCCGGTCGCTGAGCGACAGAACGCCACGGTACAGGGCGCGTTGGTCAAGCGCATGGCAATGCCGGCACCGATGCGCATGCAGGAGTCGCTGGCCATGGACTACCGCAGCGTACCTCGCGAGCAATACGCCAACCTGCCGGACAACCCGGTGCATCGGGTTGCCGAAACGCCGGTTTCCACCTTCAGCATTGATGTCGACACCGGCAGTTACGCCAACGTAAGACGTTTCCTCAACCAGGGCAGCCTGCCACCCGAAGGCGCTGTGCGATTGGAGGAAATGCTCAACTACTTCCCCTACGACTACGCACTGCCCACCGACGGCTCGCCATTTGGCGTAACCACCGAAGTCGCGGCCACACCGTGGAACCCGCGCACGCAACTGCTGCGCATCGGCATCAAGGCGTCCGACCGTGCGGTGAAGCAGCTGGCGCCGGCCAACCTGGTGTTTCTGGTGGACGTGTCCGGCTCCATGGATCGCCGCGAAGGCTTGCCGCTGGTGCAGAGCACCTTGAAGCTGCTGGTGGATCAGTTGCGCGAGCAGGACCGTGTTTCATTGGTGGTGTACGCCGGTGAATCCCGTGTGGTGCTCCCGCCCACCTCAGGCCGCGACAAGGCCAGGATCCGCAACGCCATCGACCAACTCACCGCAGGCGGCTCAACGGCAGGTGCCTCCGGCATTCAACTGGCCTACCAGATGGCCCGCGAAGGCTTTATCGACAAGGGCATCAACCGCATCCTGCTGGCCACCGACGGCGACTTCAATGTGGGCATCAGCGACTTCGACAGCCTCAAGCAAATGGCCGTCGAACAACGCAAAAGCGGCGTATCGCTGACCACCCTCGGGTTTGGTGTGGATAACTACAACGAGCACCTCATGGAACAACTGGCCGATGCTGGCGATGGTAACTACGCCTACATCGACACCCTGCGCGAGGCACGCAAGGTGCTGGTGGATCAGCTCAGCTCCACCCTGGCCGTGGTGGCGCGGGACGTGAAATTGCAGGTGGAATTCAACCCCGAGCAGGTCAGCGAATACCGGCTGCTGGGCTATGAAAACCGTGCGTTGAAGCGTGAGGATTTCAACAACGACAAGGTCGATGCCGGCGACATCGGTGCGGGTCATACGGTGACAGCGCTGTACGAAATTGTGCCAAGGGGCGAGAAGGGCTGGCTGGAGCCGTTGCGCTACGCGTCAGTGCCTGCGGCTAAAAACAAATCCGATGAACTGGCGATGGTCCGCGTGCGCTATAAGCCTGCGGCGGGCGGTGATAGCCGCTTGATCGAGCGGCCCGTGGGCAAGGTGTCTACCCAAGCCAGCGATGACCTGCGGTTCGCGGCCGCCGTGGCCGCCTTCGCCCAACAGCTCAAGGGCGATGGCCGCTACACTGGCAACATGAGCTTGAACGACACGGCGGCACTTGCCCGTTCGGCCCGAGGCGATGACCCGTTCGGTTTGCGCAATGAGTTTGTGCAACTGGTGGAGTTGGCTCAAGGCCTGAAACACTGA